One Anaerolineales bacterium DNA segment encodes these proteins:
- a CDS encoding redoxin domain-containing protein, giving the protein MDTISATPMPRIGEKAPEFKAVTTQGPINFPADFSGSWVILFSHPADFTPVCTSEFMTFASMEERFAKANCKLVGLSVDGLYSHIAWLRTIKEKIEYKGMKNVEV; this is encoded by the coding sequence ATGGACACAATCTCCGCAACCCCCATGCCGCGCATCGGAGAAAAGGCGCCGGAATTCAAGGCGGTGACCACCCAGGGTCCGATCAACTTCCCGGCCGATTTCTCGGGAAGCTGGGTGATCCTCTTCAGCCACCCGGCCGACTTCACCCCGGTCTGCACGTCCGAATTCATGACCTTCGCCTCGATGGAGGAACGCTTCGCCAAGGCCAACTGCAAGCTGGTCGGGCTCTCGGTGGACGGCCTCTACAGCCACATCGCCTGGCTGCGGACGATCAAGGAAAAAATCGAATACAAGGGGATGAAGAACGTCGAGGTC
- a CDS encoding cupin domain-containing protein: protein MDGQPGNRGVGGRRCRRGCRGRMGGTPPDEIDVGAQLRRLRNARSLSLRALADISGLNFNTLSLIENGKSSPSVSTLQQIAAAIQVPIASFFQPEEVKRNVVFQKAGNRPSTVFQNGSLSDLGQGLTLHGGQLMLLSLAARSEGTPDPIIHTGQEFAFCLEGVLEYTVDGQTYRMDPGDSLIFEAFLPHRWGNPGPGVSRSLLVLCPSDENDRPAERHFPNESIVLEAPAQPEQ, encoded by the coding sequence ATGGACGGGCAACCGGGAAACCGGGGCGTAGGCGGACGGCGATGCCGCCGGGGTTGCCGCGGCCGGATGGGCGGCACGCCGCCGGATGAGATCGATGTCGGCGCACAACTGCGCAGGCTGCGCAACGCGCGGTCGCTCTCCCTCCGCGCGCTGGCCGACATCAGTGGATTAAACTTTAACACGCTCAGCCTGATCGAAAACGGGAAAAGCTCCCCCAGCGTCAGCACGCTGCAACAGATCGCGGCGGCCATACAGGTTCCGATCGCGTCGTTCTTCCAGCCGGAAGAGGTAAAACGGAACGTCGTCTTCCAAAAGGCCGGGAATCGTCCGTCGACGGTGTTCCAAAACGGATCCCTATCGGACCTGGGGCAGGGTTTGACCTTGCACGGAGGCCAGTTGATGCTGCTCTCCCTGGCCGCCCGCAGTGAGGGCACGCCGGATCCGATCATCCACACCGGGCAGGAGTTTGCCTTCTGCCTGGAAGGCGTGCTGGAGTATACGGTCGACGGGCAGACCTACCGGATGGATCCCGGCGACAGCCTGATCTTCGAAGCTTTCCTGCCCCACCGCTGGGGAAACCCCGGGCCGGGGGTGTCGCGCTCGCTGTTGGTCTTGTGCCCCTCCGACGAAAACGACCGGCCGGCGGAGCGCCATTTTCCAAACGAGTCGATCGTGCTGGAGGCGCCCGCGCAACCGGAGCAATGA